A window of Argopecten irradians isolate NY unplaced genomic scaffold, Ai_NY scaffold_1131, whole genome shotgun sequence genomic DNA:
GGTGACTCTAGTTGTCTTGTTTTCTGATCTTCTGCTAAACTGTCGATAGAAACTGACGAATCACTGATTCTAGAATGTGTCGAGTCATTTAAATCGACTGACCCAATTCTGCAGAACTTGCCTTCTCCATTCCCTTTAATTTCAGACGAGCAGACCCATTCTTCGTCCGTTTCACGTGTAACGTACTTACCATTTGCACTTTGCACATGAGATCGTCTTGTAGGCGTGAGAGATGGAGGAATTTCTCCGGACAAATCTGTAACAAATGGAAGCGTTAattagtgggttttttttattgcaagTGGGTTATGCTACCACAAACGACAATATGCATAAGTCTTTAATTAGCTACAGTGGGGCAGTCGACtataataataaatgtaaaagGTGATAATTTGTAAAATCACACAGTAAAAAAATGGCTCAAAAACAACACTCAGGTATAAGAATGCGAGCATACTTTATCATcaaaaaatcagaaattatCCGATAGTCTCATAGCCAGAGATCAATTGCTTGCTTTTATACCCGGTGACAGATTTTGGCATTTATATCCGTACCCAGCAAGCGCCTTGGTTTGATAGATAAAAATATTCCGGTTAGGTCTAGATATTGACTTGACAGGCTCTTGTGAGATAGGTTGGCATCTCCAAATTACATGTACGAATGATCAGACAAACCTGCACTAGATATTGTAACAGGAATAAACCTAAAATGGGATGGTGGATCGCTGTCAACTGGACATTATTTTTTATGGTTTCAGCGGTCATCTTGGACGCTATCTTAAATACTCCATGTTTAAGGATGTGAGCTCCATATCCACCTGGATCTTTTGATATATGCATACGGAAAAGTAATATTCCGCatataaatatctatatcagtTATTTCTGGGTTAGGTTTAAAATTGCTAATTGGCACCCAGACTACAATTTTATTATGTGAAGATTTACAACTGGTAAACAATGTTAAACAAACCTGATTTATTTTCACGTGGAGCAGCTTGGACATCAACACTTTCCTTCTGCAGCTGTGTGTCGAAACCTTCTGAAGCAGACGACTGATGTGTGTTACATTGGGCCATCCGGAATAAAACGTAGTCCTCCACATCTTTTAAAGATGGCGACTTATTCATTTCCGGTAGGTCTCGTGCTAATAACTTGGGTGCAGTGTTGTCTACGCCAAACCGAGCGTGTTTCACTCCATTTATTTGACTGGAATTGTAGTAGACTTTTGTTTGTATAATTTCCGTTGGCGGGGGGAATTCTTCATTTTCGCTCCACTCATCCTGTGAAGCATAATACATTAACAATATAATAAGTGcacatttcaaataattacaATTGCATATTTGTGGGAAAAAAAGTCTTTACTAGCTAATTGCCAGTGTATATTAGGCAACTTTAGAAACAACAGAAAGCATGAAACACAACAAATTAActgacaagaggcccattgggTCTTTACAATCATCTGAAAATTAACACAATACAATGTAGCCTAATAGATCCCTATCatattgaatgaaggtcaaggtctttcatttgaacaaactgggTAGTCCCAGCAAAATACAGGCCcattatcaggtctctagaGCTAAAGTCTCTCTTCCCGGGAcgttgtacatctatatatggAGTTCACCGTTACTattcaaacatatacatgtagtataacgatgccttgaaatggaaatttaatttaaagatttaagtgaAAGTTAGCTATATATAACTTGATAATTTGATTGACCAATGTGCATATGTCTTCAGGCAGTTGATTCAGGAACATCGTCTAAGAATTAAGCCCATATAGGAAGTCAGTTCATAACTAGGAAGTTGTTATTGAATCATTGCCTGACATAATTTTAGGAAATCGTGACCTTTACGCCATTCCTGCTTCCTGGTATCGAATATATAAGAGACACGAGATATTCTTTAAAcacactccatagacactctacactccatagacactccactctacactctacacactctacactccatagacactacactctacactctacacactctacactccacagacACTCCGGACACAACATACACTACAAACATGGCACACTTCACACCAGGACACTTATGAAGATACCAACACTAGGAAGcatggaaataattttgtacatgtattttagtagacggagaagttatgattgtaattcccgtcaggatgtatatagggattggattgcgcttttatgttaaccatgcttgtatggagcaattcctctaggaatatattctatggggcgcgttagcgccccatattgaatatattcttagaggaattgctccatacaagcatggttaacataaaagcgcaatccaatccctatatttacactcacacgactttttatttatacttcACGCAATCAAATTGTCATtggaaagtgacgtaattattcaataaaagtcggtcaaaagtgggaggagcttactcaattgaacagcgaattatgacgcttcacgtaagatagaattattcatccgcgacgacaaaaaagttcaatattttagtgttaaataaacatgacaaacaaagtaaatttatgagataattttatttaatcagatcagatttttaaatatatattcaattttgctaaaagttaatatatagcgtaataacataaagtatttgtactcggccacatgtgtgaagtCGGTGACcgttgtgcagcgaggcgaagctgacgcacgcttacacactggagtttgcagAAGTTGACAAAAACCggttttcaagtagctcaatgtgtttgagattgtcgtctgacttgacgatattacatccttgggagccatgtgattatataatctacgcttagatccatcgccatcgatagattgaataacttcacttgtgttcgatggatacaatgtagctgtgttgacgcgtaactgtcaacacgtggattactagcggtgcatgttttataatacacacgattaaattctcaaagaacagagacaagaggatatgtttataactgacctctgtcaaaGGGTcccacgcccgtccaccccaaagacttgatcgtaggacgaacacagacacagaggtaatgtttacatttgacatccatcatttttaacaaaagtgaaagcactgcacgtcgccccggtcgggatatttttcccgtttctttatacaattgttaattttaaaaaatgtttgtatcatgtataaatataaaacatatatgtattgttcatatttttccaaatttctatgaaaaacaacaatatacacgtaatgttgcgtcaaaatgtaaacaaagccatgtgtttctttaaaaaaaaagtagcccctttacgttgcatagaacattttcatacgcaagttcaaagttcaatgttaccatgcagttatggtaaacaaaatcggctagtacttgcgtatagtgaacaagcctagcaagtgtaaatataggacTATATGGTCCTTTATCCACTGTACTAAGTATATATATGGAACCAAATACAAACTATGCAACTGAAAGTCAACGTCTCCATAATCATTCAACTCTACATCATTCAACTACATCGACATGAACATCACAACCTACAGCAAGCctttaaacaacatttttaaagaaaaggtcATTTCGTTATACTGATACCGTGACAATGCGATGGAATCTTGGGTTCCGCGGATATCACCAACGGAGCTACGCCACTATACGATCATCAGTGCCACAAGAACACAGCCACCCAAACCCATCACCACAAACCACACAATGAACGAAACAAGAGGAACCAAAATGCAGAGACCACCAACAACACCCTACTGACCACTACACAACCAGCGCCGTGAATGAGCCATCAAGTTAAAAGACAGAAGATCGAAGACAGaagacaaacaaaaatgaactgTAATTTCTTCTTAAAAATTTGGacatttataaatgtgtttttatatattggaACTTACTTTTTGGTAATGTATAGAGTTTAATTGTTTTCTAAActgatataattatacattttttttttaaattagtttcCATCTAAATATCATAAGTTTTAAGGTACAACgtataagtaaatgtattattatattttcttttacatacatataacaggatgatAATTGTTCTAAGCGAAATGTCTATGTagtaatgtaaacatttttttaattcaatgtgGTAAATATAATTTACTGTCATTAAcacttaaattatttaatattaccatactatcaattttcattttaaattttttttcctGAGCTAACAGATTTTTGAGATTTTTggataaatattgttttgttacatTTCATTTCTATTAAAATGTTCATGACTTGTGCTGTTCATTTATGTTCATTCTAACAGAGTAAAAGTTCCTCAACATacctttttgtttttaaatcattatttttcatttacacGAATACAATTTTTtaccaatatatatttaaacgtcTGGTTTTGTTCTGCTGACATGGTTAACATGCagtattaaaatgtaaattggaCAAAACACCATCAATATGTCTTGAGAATACACATAGGGTAGGTGACAGGTATCCTCATATAACAGGGTCACCATTGTCTCATCGTCTATCTTTCCACTCGACGATTTTTCCAACTAGgtcttttttatattatattttttcacgTTGAGAGGAGAATCTAGTCTCGATGCAGTTCAAGATGCAGCGCTTACCacattgttttttatgtctATCTCATCTACCAAGGTTTATACATACTCATAATACACTATAATGTGGGAACTCTACATCTTTAGCAGAAATGactttcatttcatattttatctattacTCAGACTATATcagctttaatttggtataagCGATCATTTCAAGTCCGTTGCGCTTTTCAAGACTATTCTAACGTCATAAGTCGAATACAGCTCATATATATATTCTCTCTTTTCTCGATTAATCTGTCATTTATTATACAAGACACTTGTTATCCTTATCAGCTACTATGAATCTGGAACTCATTTGATCTTTCTTCCTTTTCTTACTTTTATGCGACTTGAATAACTTATTATAACTATTGATTTTTTACATTGGCCTACGACAATGTAATCTTCCTATTacttttacacaaaatcaaaacaatttttcaaatctgGAACTCTAATTACTCGTTCTCATTCAtttcagttataaacattaTGTAACTGGTTGGGTCAGAGGTACTCTGAATGATAGCACATATCTTGCTTAGATCCGTCTCAACTTCGACAACACCATATTGTGGCGCCCGCAGGCTCACAAAAAACCACTCATTCTATAATcatatcattattttctatataatatTTCGATAATTTTCCGGTGTGTACAGCTTCATCATCATATCACAGAATGTAAAACTGAtacaatttttatcaaaatacagtATGATATACATTTCCCcatttttcacttttaaattatataatatgcaCGTTCTCATATACTCACTTCTACTTATTTTAATACCTTCATCCAAGTCgcattaatttttttacaatgaCTTGTTCATGATTATGCTGTTTTTATATACTTAATATTTCATATGGAAGTTCTTTAACAATTTATACCTTACTTTTTTTGTTGACACGtatacacattttacatattatatatacttatgGGAAGTTTCTCTCACGTGCTAAtgcatggagaatgaaacgtatTTAACTTCCcatttttttatgttagagGCGGAGTAGTGATGTGATATAACACACACATTTAATTGTTGTTGCTCCGACGTTCTAATAACATATCACACACAATTCACAACACTTTTTTTACACAATAACAAAGAACTtccaatttcattttcatttgttccTTCTGATAACAGCATATCATGAACCTTAAAAGTCATACAGaagtaggatttttttttattgataacatCATTAATTTACATACCACTTAATATCATCAACATATGTCAATCCAAACAtcattgttacattgtacatttacccgaaaatttattttaatgtgttttgttgaaatatttacattgtatggcAAAAGAATAGTGTACAGTTATGTTAATTTTGAcaatatcttctttttttttgcaCATTTCACAGTGAACTTGATGTTTTTAGTATAAACGATGCCTTaatatggaaatttaattttacttttgaagcataatgatttcaaattttagctaatttgaaatcatatatgAGTATATGGCGAATGTAGTATAACGATGCcttgaaatggaaatttaatttaaagatttaagtgaAAGTAAGCTATATATAACTTGATAATTTGATTGACCAATGTGCATATGTCTTCAGGCAGTTGATTCAGGAACATCGTCTAAGAATTAAGCCCATATAGGAAGTCAGTTCATAACTAGGAAGTTGTTATTGAATCATTGCCTGACATAATTTTAGGAAATCGTGACCTTTACGCCATTCCTGCTTCCTGGTATCGAATATATAAGAGACACGAGATATTCTTTaaacacactctacactccatagacacCCGAAAGACACCCCACAGACACTCCGGACACAACATACACTACAAACATGACACACTTCACACCAGGACACCTATGACGAAACCAACACTAGGAAGcatggaaataattttgtacatgtattttagtagACGGAGAAGTTATGATTGTAATTCCCGTCAGGATGTATAGGACTATATGGTCCTTTATTCACTGTACTAAGTATATATATGGAACCAAATAAAAACTATGCAACGCCTCCATCATCATTCAACTACGATATGAACATCTGTAAAGAAAAGGCATTTCATTATATACATCTGTGGACTTTTTATAGCCGGCCAATAAGATTACAGCCGAAGCCTCactcatgcatattatatcagCCACGAAACCAGTATGCATTTTTAATTAGATGGCTTCaagatgtttgtcataatggggctcttttcaacggtagtaaccgtttttatgacgatgtactagaaatatgtttttatagccgctaaaggtaggcAGGTTAGAAATTTGGAGTCTAAGGCTTTctttccacccttctcgtatatagtaccatgtagagtaatTGAAGGTTGATATCAAATTTGgacttaatacatgtataataataagaTTTCACCAATAATTAtctcatattatttttttacaatggAATAATGCATAGTATTTCGAATTAGATTACACGTTTTTTGTCATAATGGGCTCACCTTATTAGTAAAAAAGACTAAATGtactaaaatatgttttatagcACAATTGGAAGGTATGATTCGTTAAAATTGTAACTAATTCAAGATTTACTCGTTCATATTATGTAAAAAGATtcgttatatttttttaaatttttctaaAAACTTgactttttttaaacttttagaCTAAATCGCTTGGGTCTTATTTGTAGATTTAAAGTTAGTCCCTTTAAACAAGAACTGAAACACAGACCCTGCGGTACATTTTATGTTTGTGTTCCCATGTGACTTAATCCTTCCCTCGCTTACAACGTATGACaattgttttgtccacacggttgacACCTTCTtttcccatatttaccatttgacgTAAGATTCGTACAACAGACGTACGTTTGAcgggatcccgtgtcatctggaaaatcatGAATTGAAAGCTGGTATTCATACGACACCAACTTATACAACGTATAAAATGTGCTccaattttataataaatatcttGCATTCTTTTGAAATGTTTCggaattttttgtttaaaaaaataaacatcgaaaaaaattaatgtttaatttccCTTTTTTATCTTCATAATCACTTTTTCGGCCTAACATACTTTTATATTAGCAAGATTAAAAGACACAAGCGGTCTGAACTATTTTTAGACAATGGCCAGGTAACCATGCTTACTATACCTTGTATGTATACCATGGAACTTTAGTTTACAAAAAAgaacttttcatttttgtagATAGTAACGACCGGTCGTTCAGGCTTTGACGAAACGTAATATTAGAATATCTTTTAGActaaaaaatcatttagttAACAAAAGTACATCCCTTACATGCATTGACAACACCTGCTTTTATTGCCCATTAACCAAAGGTAGACTTATCATGAGTTAACTTTTTTTACTAAGTCCCATCAGCCTGAATCTATTATAGCCGATACGACTACAAAAAACAGCCTATCACATTCAGGAATAGAAATAAATCAGAAAATAAATTCGTAGAGGTATTCATACGACACACAACACCCAACGTGTTTTTAAAATGGCCgacacataattatatattgcaTATGACTTCTTTAAAATAAACTGTCTAGacatttaaaccatcaaaaCATGTTGAGATTCATTGAAAATTTAACGTTTATGAATTTTTTCATGCACTATCAAATAACGGACAGTAATTGACACAGGTATCACACTGGATTCTCAAAATAACATCTAAAAAAACAAGCCTTACTATGTAcacagtaaaaaaaaacctttaataGTATCACTTTGACTCCTAACCCAGATAGAGATTCTACGATGTAACGATATTTCATCGGTTTCCGTTAAGACGATCGGTTACAAgacatacattttcatttttactctCAAATTCTCGAACCATTAGTAATTACAGCATTTATAAACAGTACAACGTATACATCAGTAATTTCCGTAATATTTCCTTTTTCGTTTTTCTGCATAGATTATTATTCAATTGTAGCTTATAACGTGTTGATGCTTCGATATACTGTAGTACACTAATGTCTTAGAACAGTTACGATGTTTTCTGTTTACATACTTAATGGTCAGGTATCTGCCTGAAGACATATCTGCTTCCGCTTTGACAAATTGTGCCCCAGGTCAAAAAACACTTATAGAtatcttattaatatatatttgataattacgGTAGCTTAACTGTTCATATTAACAGtacaatttttcaaaaagttttataacattttatttttaaatttctaatACACGTTACAtcttactttaaaaaaaaaacctcatcCAAGTCgcattaatttttttacaatgaCTTGTTCATGATTATGCTGTTTTTATATACTTAATATTTCATATGGAAGTTCTTTAACAATTTATACCTTACTTTTTTTGTTGACACGtatacacattttacatattatatatacttatgGGAAGTTTCTCTCACGTGCTAAtgcatggagaatgaaacgtatTTATAAACTTCCCATTTTTTATGTTAGAGGCGGAGTAGTGATGTGATATAACACACACATTTAATTGTTGTTGCTCCGACGTTCTAATAACATATCACACACAATTCACAACACTTTTTTTTACACAATAACAAAGAACTtccaatttcattttcatttgttccTTCTGATAACAGCATATCATGAACCTTAAAAGTCATACAGAagttaggattttttttattgataacatCATTAATTTACATACCACTTAATATCATCAACATATGTCAATCCAAACAtcattgttacattgtacatttacccgaaaatttattttaatgtgttttgttgaaatatttacattgtatggcAAAAGAATAGTGTACAGTTATGTTAATTTTGAcaatatcttcttttttttgcACATTTCACAGTGAACTTGATGTTTTTAGTATAAACGATGCCTTaatatggaaatttaattttacttttgtagcataatgatttcaaattttagctaatttgaaatcatatatgAGTATATGGCGAATGTAGTATAACGATGCcttgaaatggaaatttaatttaaagatttaagtgaAAGTAAGCTATATATAACTTGATAATTTGATTGACCAATGTGCATATGTCTTCAGGCAGTTGATTCAGGAACATCGTCTAAGAATTAAGCCCATATAGGAAGTCAGTTCATAACTAGGAAGTTGTTATTGAATCATTGCCTGACATAATTTTAGGAAATCGTGACCTTTACGCCATTCCTGCTTCCTGGTATCGAATATATAAGAGACACACGAGATATTCTTTaaacacactctacactccatagacacCCGAAAGACACCCCACAGACACTCCGGACACAACATACACTACAAACATGACACACTTCACACCAGGACACCTATGACGAAACCAACACTAGGAAGcatggaaataattttgtacatgtattttagtagACGGAGAAGTTATGATTGTAATTCCCGTCAGGATGTATAGGACTATATGGTCCTTTATTCACTGTACtaagtatatacagtatatggaACCAAATAAAAACTATGCAACTGAAAGTCAACGCCTCCATCATCATTCAACTACGATATGAACATCTGTAAAGAAAAGGCATTTCATTATATACATCTGTGGACTTTTTATAGCCGGCCAATAAGATTACAGCCGAAGCCTCactcatgcatattatatcagCCACGAAACCAGTATGCATTTTTAATTAGATGGCTTCaagatgtttgtcataatggggctcttttcaacggtagtaaccgtttttatgacgatgtactaggaaaatgtttttatagccgctaaaggtaggcgggttagaaatttggagTCTAAGGCTTTctttccacccttctcgtatatagtaccatgtagagtatgattttttatcgttttttttaatctagacctcttaaacgtctaaaaatggtcttagggcactctgatGGGTCCATGATtctataatctgtaactaattctcagatccctgtggtcaTATTATGTAATTGTGTTCGTTAtgtttgtcttgataaaggggcagatcgctttgaaaatttgacaattttttgtccacacggttggaattacttctttgtcccatatttaccatttgaagtaattcgtatccaacagacgTACGTTTGAcgggatcccgtgtcatctggaaaatcatgttgatattacttctttgacccttatacatgtataatgtgtgctccaattttataataattatcacaaatcaatgttaatttttgtttcggaaataGAATAAACAtcgaaaaaaattatgtttaatttccctttttttatcttcataatcacttttatgatgtttttattAGCTAAGATAAAAGACACCGCGCGGCTGAACTGAAAGTAAACAATGCGCATGCTTACGTCCTTGGTTAAGTCAGGACTAACTTTAGTCCAAATCTTAGTCCGTTGCCAACTTACGACCGGTCGTAGGCTGCTTGACGAAACGGAAATAAGTACCGACTAACTTTTAGACTAAATCGCTTAGTCGGACCTACGTTAGGCCAAAAGTTAGTCCCTTTAGTGAAACACAGACCTGCGCCGTActtgcccaaaacccagtgtgacttatccttccctatatacgtccttgtttgAGACTGACAGCCTGATCTATTATATGTAGCCGAAAACGAAAGATAAAATACAGCCTACACAGAGGAATTCAATAACAGAAATTAAATGATCGTAAAAGCTGGTATTCATACGACACACAACGTACCAACGTGTCATTTAAAATCTCGATATATTGCACTGCACTTCTTTTGTAAACGAGATATATTTAAACCATTCGTCATGCAGTAGTGCATCACGTGAAGTTTGATATCGATCAGTTATTCGGCCTAACATACAGGTTTATATTGCACAGGTAGACACATGGATGTCTGACTATATTTAGACAGCGGCCAGGTAACCACCtgcactatacatgtatgtatacgtAAACTGATCGAGTTTACAAAAAGGAACTGGTTTTATTGTAGATAGTAGAATGGTTTACGTTCAAAACCAAGTTCATTGTAGTAAATAATGAATTCATATAGACTAAAAAAATTGCGCCGAATAATCATTTAgaacagtacatgtatacatgcattgtacgtacatgtacatataagcTTTTATATGTGCATTACGAATATTCAAAGGTAGCTATATCATGAGTTAACTTTAACGCTAGACTAAGTCCAGGGTCAGTTAATATGTTCCATACATACTGTACTACAAATAGTCAACTCTATCACATTCAGAATATGAAAGAATAGAAAATAGAGCTTGTAGAGTATAACACACCATTGTGTTTTATATGGCCGACTGAgcactaatatatatattgttgacTTTTTATCTATACATGTGAAGACATGAATGCATCAAAACCAAATAGTAGTTGAGATTCTAGAATTTTACGCTGTTATGAATGTTTTCAATACCTTGATCAAATACGGACAGCCGACTATCTCATCACACTGAATCTCAGAAATAACACTAAATAAACAAGCCTTACTGAtgtacagaagaaaaaaaaccttgatGAATAGTAATGATTTGACTACCTACCACCAGATCTGTAACTATTCTTCGATAGTCCGAACATATTTCAGACATCTGGCAGTGCTCTCAACCTCTCCGTGCCAAAACCGATACTACAAATACTATATTACATAGAGCATACGTGTACTTTCGTTTTACTGAATAATTCTCGGAACCAGAGTAGTATTACAAAAAAGAAAACGTACGGATCAGTATTTCCGGAAATATTAGCTGATTACGTTCTTCTGAATAGATTATTATTCCTTTGATAGTAAATAACGTGTTGTTTATGCTCTCTTATACTGTAGTACATTATAACTTATATGAGCTACGTACGGTATTCGTGTTTGTTgtcatgtttataaaaaaaaacgtttgCGGAAGGTAAAGTTTACAATATTATTAATCATAAATATGTAATGCTatacaattaaataaaatgacTTAATTTTTGACCGATGCTGTTTCTTTCTTTCGGGAAATCGTGAAAAGATGCGAGCACCTGGCAAGCTATC
This region includes:
- the LOC138313972 gene encoding uncharacterized protein; the protein is MSEICSDYRRIVTDLVDEWSENEEFPPPTEIIQTKVYYNSSQINGVKHARFGVDNTAPKLLARDLPEMNKSPSLKDVEDYVLFRMAQCNTHQSSASEGFDTQLQKESVDVQAAPRENKSDLSGEIPPSLTPTRRSHVQSANGKYVTRETDEEWVCSSEIKGNGEGKFCRIGSVDLNDSTHSRISDSSVSIDSLAEDQKTRQLESPSSVPKDESCSKDPKEDSKLSKDLKGKKTNN